From a region of the Jatrophihabitans endophyticus genome:
- a CDS encoding acyl-CoA dehydrogenase family protein — MDFTETEEQLALRKAVAELGRRYGHEYTAPRARAREPLTELWAEAGRSGFLGLNLPEAYGGGGAGMYELAIAGEELNAAGCGLLMMVVSPAINGTIISRFGTDEQRQRWLPGIASGETIMAFGITEPDAGSNSHRITTTARRDGSDWVLNGRKYYVSGVDHAQAILIVARTEDTDTGKLRPALFAFPTDTPGFEYTAIDMDVVMPDQQFVLYLDDVRLPADALVGEGDAALAQLFAGLNPERIMAAAGSVGMGRYALDKAVAYANQRTVWGGKPIGTHQGLSHPLAKAKVELELSRLMMQKAAAVYDAGDDMGAGEAANMAKYAAAEASIACVDQAVQTHGGNGLAHEYGLGNLLIGARVARIAPVSREMILNFVAQFSLGLPKSY, encoded by the coding sequence GTGGACTTCACCGAGACCGAGGAGCAGCTGGCGCTGCGCAAGGCCGTGGCCGAGCTGGGCCGCCGCTACGGGCACGAGTACACCGCGCCACGCGCCCGCGCGCGGGAACCGCTGACCGAGCTCTGGGCCGAGGCCGGCCGCAGCGGCTTCCTCGGCCTCAATCTGCCCGAGGCCTACGGTGGCGGCGGGGCGGGCATGTACGAGCTCGCCATCGCCGGCGAGGAGCTCAACGCCGCCGGCTGCGGACTGCTGATGATGGTGGTCTCACCGGCCATCAACGGCACGATCATCAGCCGCTTCGGCACCGACGAGCAGAGGCAGCGCTGGCTACCCGGCATCGCGTCCGGCGAGACGATCATGGCGTTCGGCATCACCGAGCCCGACGCCGGCTCGAACTCGCACCGGATCACCACGACCGCGCGCCGCGACGGCAGCGACTGGGTGCTCAACGGCCGCAAGTACTACGTCTCGGGTGTCGACCACGCGCAGGCGATCCTGATCGTCGCGCGGACCGAGGACACCGACACCGGCAAGCTCAGGCCCGCGCTCTTCGCCTTCCCCACCGACACCCCCGGCTTCGAGTACACGGCCATCGACATGGACGTCGTCATGCCCGACCAGCAGTTCGTGCTCTACCTCGACGACGTCCGGCTGCCCGCGGACGCGCTCGTCGGCGAGGGGGACGCCGCGCTCGCGCAGCTGTTCGCCGGGCTGAACCCCGAACGGATCATGGCCGCCGCCGGATCGGTGGGGATGGGGCGGTACGCGCTCGACAAGGCGGTGGCGTACGCGAATCAGCGCACGGTCTGGGGCGGCAAGCCCATCGGCACGCACCAGGGCCTGTCGCACCCGCTCGCGAAGGCCAAGGTCGAGCTCGAGCTGAGCAGACTGATGATGCAGAAGGCCGCAGCGGTCTACGACGCCGGCGACGACATGGGCGCCGGCGAGGCGGCCAACATGGCCAAGTACGCCGCGGCCGAGGCGTCGATCGCGTGCGTCGACCAGGCCGTCCAGACCCACGGCGGGAACGGGCTCGCGCACGAGTACGGGCTGGGGAACCTGCTCATCGGCGCGCGGGTCGCGCGGATCGCACCCGTGTCGCGGGAGATGATCCTGAACTTCGTCGCGCAGTTCTCGCTGGGTCTGCCGAAGTCCTACTAG
- a CDS encoding acetyl/propionyl/methylcrotonyl-CoA carboxylase subunit alpha: MSGRRLTTVLVANRGEIARRVFRTCRDLGLGTVAVFSDADADAPFVAEADAAVRLPGSTPHDTYLRADLVIAAARRAGADAVHPGYGFLSENAVFARAVIDAGLTWIGPPAAAVERMGSKIEAKKLVAAAGVPVLTELDPATVTAADLPVLVKASAGGGGRGMRVVTELAVLAAEVEAAQAEAASAFGDPTVFCEPYLATGRHIEVQVMADTHGTVWAVGERECSIQRRHQKVVEEAPSPLVERVEGMREALFTAARAAASAIDYVGAGTVEFLADDDGRFFFLETNTRLQVEHPVTECTTGLDLVALQLAVADGERLPAAPPPTRGHAIEVRLYAEDPAAGWQPQSGTVSRFDVPGVTAEFDLTGAPAGLRVDSGVVAGSSVSVHYDPMLAKVISWAPQRRQAATALATALARSRIHGLVTNRDLLVHVLRHDAFLAGDTDTAFLDRHDLATLAAPLAGEDEVALSALAAALAVDAGDRSATTVLPQLPSSWRNVVSQPRSVAFEGHDVRFRHTRDGLRVDGRDDIELVRAHPDLVVLDVAGVRRRFQVVVGEDGVHVDSPLGPVRFTRVPRFRDPSTQAAAGSLLAPMPGSVVRIAVAVGDAVGAGDPILWLEAMKMQHRIAAPAAGVVTELPVTVGQQIDVGAVLAVVTEPD; encoded by the coding sequence GTGAGCGGGCGGAGGCTGACCACGGTCTTGGTGGCCAACCGCGGCGAGATCGCGCGGCGGGTGTTCCGGACGTGCCGGGACCTCGGGCTCGGCACGGTGGCCGTGTTCAGCGACGCCGACGCGGACGCCCCCTTCGTGGCGGAGGCGGATGCGGCCGTCCGGCTGCCCGGCTCGACACCGCACGACACGTACCTGCGCGCGGATCTCGTCATCGCCGCGGCCCGACGCGCCGGCGCGGACGCCGTGCACCCCGGTTACGGCTTCCTCTCCGAGAACGCGGTGTTCGCGCGCGCGGTGATCGACGCGGGGTTGACCTGGATCGGGCCGCCGGCCGCGGCCGTGGAGCGGATGGGCTCCAAGATCGAGGCGAAGAAGCTGGTGGCGGCGGCCGGGGTGCCGGTCCTGACCGAGCTGGACCCGGCCACGGTGACCGCGGCCGACCTGCCGGTCCTCGTCAAGGCATCCGCGGGAGGCGGCGGCCGGGGCATGCGGGTGGTCACCGAGCTCGCCGTGCTCGCCGCCGAGGTCGAGGCGGCGCAGGCGGAGGCCGCGAGCGCGTTCGGCGACCCCACCGTGTTCTGCGAGCCGTACCTCGCGACCGGACGCCACATCGAGGTGCAGGTGATGGCCGACACCCACGGCACCGTCTGGGCGGTCGGCGAGCGCGAGTGCTCGATCCAACGGCGGCACCAGAAGGTCGTCGAGGAGGCGCCGTCCCCGCTCGTCGAACGGGTCGAGGGCATGCGCGAGGCGCTGTTCACGGCGGCCCGGGCGGCCGCGTCGGCGATCGACTACGTCGGTGCCGGCACGGTGGAGTTCCTGGCCGACGACGACGGCCGCTTCTTCTTCCTCGAGACCAACACCCGGTTACAGGTGGAGCATCCGGTCACGGAGTGCACGACCGGCCTCGACCTGGTCGCCCTGCAACTCGCCGTCGCCGACGGCGAACGTCTGCCCGCGGCACCGCCACCGACCCGCGGGCACGCCATCGAGGTGCGGCTCTACGCCGAGGACCCCGCCGCCGGCTGGCAACCGCAGTCGGGCACGGTGAGTCGCTTCGACGTCCCCGGCGTGACGGCGGAGTTCGACCTCACCGGTGCACCGGCGGGCTTGCGGGTCGACAGCGGGGTGGTGGCCGGTTCGTCGGTGAGCGTGCACTACGACCCCATGCTCGCCAAGGTGATCTCGTGGGCGCCGCAGCGCAGGCAGGCGGCGACCGCCCTCGCGACGGCGCTCGCGCGGTCCCGCATCCACGGCCTCGTCACCAACCGCGATCTGCTGGTCCACGTCCTGCGCCACGACGCCTTCCTCGCCGGCGACACCGACACCGCGTTCCTCGACCGGCACGACCTCGCGACGCTGGCGGCGCCGCTGGCCGGCGAGGACGAGGTCGCGCTGTCCGCTCTCGCCGCGGCGCTGGCGGTGGACGCCGGCGACCGGTCGGCCACGACCGTGCTGCCGCAGCTGCCGTCGAGCTGGCGCAACGTGGTGAGCCAGCCACGCTCGGTGGCCTTCGAGGGTCACGACGTCCGGTTCCGCCACACCAGGGACGGATTGCGGGTGGACGGTCGGGACGACATCGAGCTGGTTCGCGCACATCCCGACCTCGTCGTGCTGGACGTCGCCGGCGTGCGTCGTCGCTTCCAGGTCGTGGTGGGCGAGGACGGCGTGCACGTCGACTCGCCGCTCGGGCCGGTGCGGTTCACGCGTGTCCCGCGCTTCCGTGATCCCAGTACGCAGGCGGCTGCCGGTTCGCTGCTCGCGCCGATGCCGGGTTCCGTCGTGCGCATCGCCGTCGCGGTGGGCGACGCGGTCGGCGCGGGTGACCCGATCCTGTGGCTCGAGGCCATGAAGATGCAGCACCGCATCGCCGCGCCCGCGGCCGGTGTGGTGACCGAGCTGCCGGTCACCGTGGGCCAGCAGATCGACGTCGGCGCGGTGCTCGCCGTCGTGACCGAACCGGACTGA
- a CDS encoding acyl-CoA carboxylase subunit beta, with translation MTVLRTALDPATPEYAANRAALLDQLAALDAEQARAVAGGGPKYVDRHHDRGKLLVRERIELLLDPGSHFLELGTLAAWGSDYTVGASVVCGIGVVNGVECLINGSDPTVRGGASNPYTLKKTLRANEIALENRLPVIGLTESGGADLPTQKDIFIPGGRMFRDLTRLSAAGIPTIALVFGNSTAGGAYIPGMSDHVVMIKERSKVFLAGPPLVKMATGEDADDEALGGADLHARHSGLADHYAEDEHDAIRIGRQIVGRLNWRKQGAAPRPAPAEPRHDPDELLGLVPTDPKTPFDPREVVARIVDGSDFDEFKPLYGTSLVTGWASLHGYPIGVLANARGVLFSEEAQKAAQFIQLANRADTPLLFLQNTTGYMVGAEYERHGIIKHGAQMINAVSNSTVPHLTVTMGASYGAGNYGMCGRAYGPRFLFTWPNARSAVMGPAQLAGVLSIVARQAAAARGQDYDEAADTQMREYVEAQIEQESAAMFLSGMGYDDGIIDPRDTRTVLGIALSAIHSGPIAGATGYGVFRL, from the coding sequence ATGACGGTGCTGCGGACCGCGCTCGACCCGGCCACGCCGGAGTACGCCGCCAATCGGGCCGCGCTGCTCGACCAGCTCGCGGCGCTCGACGCCGAACAGGCCAGGGCGGTCGCCGGGGGCGGCCCCAAGTACGTCGACCGCCACCACGACCGCGGCAAGCTGCTCGTCCGCGAGCGCATCGAGCTGCTCCTCGACCCCGGATCGCACTTCCTCGAACTCGGCACGCTCGCGGCCTGGGGGTCGGACTACACCGTCGGCGCGTCGGTCGTGTGCGGCATCGGCGTCGTCAACGGCGTCGAATGCCTGATCAACGGCTCCGACCCCACCGTCCGCGGCGGCGCGTCCAACCCCTACACGCTGAAGAAGACGCTGCGTGCCAACGAGATCGCGCTCGAGAACCGGCTCCCGGTCATCGGCCTCACCGAGTCCGGCGGCGCCGACCTGCCCACGCAGAAGGACATCTTCATCCCCGGCGGCCGGATGTTCCGCGACCTCACGCGGCTCTCGGCAGCGGGCATCCCCACCATCGCGCTCGTCTTCGGCAACTCGACCGCCGGCGGGGCGTACATCCCCGGCATGAGCGACCACGTCGTCATGATCAAGGAGCGTTCCAAGGTGTTCCTCGCCGGGCCACCGCTGGTGAAGATGGCGACCGGCGAGGACGCCGACGACGAGGCGCTCGGCGGCGCCGACCTGCACGCCCGGCACTCCGGCCTCGCCGACCACTACGCCGAGGACGAGCACGACGCGATCCGCATCGGCCGGCAGATCGTCGGCCGGCTCAACTGGCGCAAGCAGGGGGCTGCACCACGCCCCGCACCGGCCGAACCACGCCACGACCCCGACGAGTTGCTGGGCCTCGTCCCCACCGATCCGAAGACCCCGTTCGATCCTCGCGAGGTCGTCGCCCGCATCGTCGACGGCAGCGACTTCGACGAGTTCAAGCCGCTGTACGGGACGTCGCTGGTCACCGGATGGGCGTCGCTGCACGGTTACCCGATCGGTGTGCTCGCCAACGCTCGTGGCGTGCTGTTCAGCGAGGAGGCACAGAAGGCGGCGCAGTTCATCCAGCTCGCCAATCGCGCGGACACGCCGCTGCTGTTCCTGCAGAACACCACCGGCTACATGGTCGGCGCCGAGTACGAACGTCACGGCATCATCAAGCACGGCGCGCAGATGATCAACGCGGTGTCGAACTCGACGGTGCCGCACCTGACCGTCACGATGGGGGCCTCATACGGCGCCGGCAACTACGGCATGTGCGGACGCGCGTACGGCCCGCGCTTCCTGTTCACCTGGCCGAACGCGCGGTCTGCGGTCATGGGTCCGGCGCAGCTGGCCGGGGTGCTGTCCATCGTCGCCCGGCAGGCCGCCGCCGCGCGCGGGCAGGACTACGACGAGGCGGCCGACACCCAGATGCGCGAGTACGTCGAGGCGCAGATCGAGCAGGAGTCGGCCGCGATGTTCCTGTCGGGCATGGGCTACGACGACGGCATCATCGACCCCCGCGACACCCGCACCGTGCTGGGCATCGCGCTGTCGGCGATCCACTCCGGCCCGATCGCGGGCGCGACGGGATACGGGGTGTTCCGGCTGTGA
- a CDS encoding acyl-CoA dehydrogenase family protein, translating to MTDPFATAEQTALRATVRDFVRADVVPNLARWEDEGELPRSLSRRAGELGLLGVAYPEAVGGGGGDAVDALVVAEEFHYAGGSSGAFAALFTTGISLPHLVRSGDRHLIERYVRPALAGDLVGSLAITEPDGGSDVANIRTTAKRDGDEYVVDGAKTYITSAVRGDFVVTAVRTGDAGAHGISLLVVDKGTPGFTVSRRLAKMGWLCSDTAELSYADVRVPVTNLVGREHGGFAQLADQFVAERIGLAVQAYACAQRCLDLTVEWCRNRDTFGRPLISRQQVQHTLAEMARRIEVARVYTRSVAARSTSTGDLVRDACFAKNTAVETGEWVAHQAVQLHGGMGYMREAEVERQYRDMRILGIGGGTTEILAGLAAKTLGYTA from the coding sequence ATGACTGACCCGTTCGCGACGGCGGAACAGACGGCGCTGCGCGCGACCGTCCGCGACTTCGTCCGTGCCGACGTGGTGCCGAACCTCGCGCGGTGGGAGGACGAGGGCGAGCTGCCCCGCTCGCTGTCGCGACGTGCCGGTGAGCTGGGCCTGCTCGGCGTGGCCTATCCCGAGGCGGTCGGCGGAGGCGGCGGCGACGCCGTCGACGCGCTCGTCGTGGCCGAGGAGTTCCACTACGCCGGTGGCTCGAGCGGCGCCTTCGCCGCGCTCTTCACGACCGGCATCTCGCTCCCCCACCTCGTCCGCAGCGGCGACCGGCACCTGATCGAGCGCTACGTGCGCCCGGCCCTGGCCGGCGACCTCGTCGGCTCACTGGCGATCACCGAACCCGACGGCGGGTCCGACGTCGCCAACATCCGCACCACCGCGAAACGGGACGGCGACGAGTACGTCGTCGACGGCGCGAAGACCTACATCACGTCGGCGGTCCGCGGGGACTTCGTCGTCACCGCCGTGCGCACCGGCGATGCCGGCGCCCACGGCATCTCGCTCCTCGTCGTCGACAAGGGCACGCCCGGCTTCACGGTTTCGCGCAGACTCGCGAAAATGGGTTGGCTCTGCTCCGACACCGCCGAGTTGTCCTATGCCGACGTCCGCGTGCCCGTCACCAACCTCGTCGGCCGGGAGCACGGCGGCTTCGCGCAGCTCGCCGACCAGTTCGTCGCGGAGCGGATCGGGCTGGCCGTGCAGGCGTACGCCTGCGCACAACGGTGCCTGGACCTCACCGTCGAGTGGTGCCGCAACCGCGACACCTTCGGCCGCCCGCTCATCAGCCGACAGCAGGTCCAGCACACGCTGGCCGAGATGGCTCGTCGCATCGAGGTCGCGCGGGTCTACACGCGCTCGGTCGCGGCCCGCTCGACGTCGACCGGCGACCTCGTGCGCGACGCGTGCTTCGCCAAGAACACTGCGGTCGAGACCGGCGAGTGGGTTGCCCACCAGGCCGTCCAGCTGCATGGCGGGATGGGTTACATGCGCGAGGCCGAGGTGGAACGGCAGTACCGCGACATGCGCATCCTCGGCATCGGCGGCGGCACCACGGAGATCCTGGCCGGCCTGGCCGCGAAGACGTTGGGGTACACGGCATGA